In Vibrio hippocampi, the following are encoded in one genomic region:
- a CDS encoding ApeI family dehydratase, translating into MDKRKPTLIRHTVQDNHAELELRVDGDILYFQGHFDQFKLLPGVAQVDWAVFYARQYLNTPSAFKGMEVIKFQEPILPDAEVTLSLTWDEDKQKLAFKYTSMDGERLAVHASGKMKLAQPDAEE; encoded by the coding sequence ATGGATAAACGTAAACCGACTCTTATTCGCCACACCGTGCAAGACAACCATGCTGAGCTTGAGTTGCGGGTCGATGGTGACATTCTCTATTTCCAAGGTCACTTTGATCAATTTAAATTGCTTCCTGGCGTCGCTCAAGTCGATTGGGCGGTGTTTTACGCCCGCCAATATCTCAATACCCCCAGCGCATTTAAAGGTATGGAGGTGATCAAGTTCCAAGAACCGATCCTGCCAGATGCTGAAGTGACACTGAGCTTGACTTGGGATGAGGACAAACAGAAATTAGCGTTCAAATATACGTCGATGGATGGTGAGCGCCTTGCCGTTCATGCCTCTGGAAAAATGAAACTCGCTCAGCCAGACGCAGAGGAATAG
- a CDS encoding phosphopantetheine-binding protein produces the protein METLHNQIKQLIIDALNLEDLSVDDIETEAPLFGDGGLGLDSIDALELGLAIKKQYNIVIDADDSNTRVHFASVANLASYVSSQTSDA, from the coding sequence GTGGAAACTTTACACAACCAAATCAAACAACTAATCATTGACGCCCTTAATCTAGAAGATCTCTCTGTTGACGATATTGAAACAGAAGCACCACTTTTTGGTGACGGTGGTCTAGGTCTTGACTCAATTGATGCGCTTGAACTCGGTTTGGCGATCAAAAAACAATACAACATTGTGATTGATGCCGATGACAGTAATACTCGTGTGCATTTCGCCTCAGTCGCTAATCTTGCAAGCTATGTAAGCTCTCAGACATCTGACGCGTAA
- a CDS encoding beta-ketoacyl synthase chain length factor: MTKINLNIDCWRANAAGLNTLEQWKDWTNNNQWPQDEKIAVDKIPAMMRRRMSNLSKLATQTALQLLETQRVDYIVFSSRHGELTRTAKLIESILQGEDASPMDFSQSVHNTAAGLTTIAAKQPLPVSSISASDNSFHMALVEAYIYLHNNPDHKVLLVDFDEPLPEIYKQFDSHYHQGYSLGLILSYGDEFTINNIINSAKNTLPQSLEFLHNYLTDKSTWTVHSSHQSWQWIRKTRS; this comes from the coding sequence ATGACAAAAATTAACCTAAATATAGATTGTTGGCGCGCGAACGCAGCTGGATTAAATACATTAGAACAGTGGAAAGATTGGACAAATAACAACCAATGGCCACAAGATGAAAAGATCGCAGTGGATAAAATACCCGCGATGATGCGTCGTCGAATGAGTAATTTAAGTAAACTCGCGACACAAACTGCGCTACAACTTTTAGAAACACAGCGTGTTGATTATATTGTTTTTTCTAGTCGACATGGTGAATTAACCCGCACCGCTAAGTTGATCGAAAGTATTTTGCAAGGCGAAGATGCCTCACCAATGGACTTCTCTCAGTCTGTGCACAACACGGCTGCGGGTCTGACGACAATTGCGGCCAAGCAACCTCTGCCGGTATCCTCCATCTCCGCTTCTGACAATAGCTTCCATATGGCATTGGTTGAAGCTTATATCTATCTTCACAATAATCCTGATCACAAAGTGTTATTGGTGGATTTTGATGAACCGTTACCTGAAATTTATAAGCAATTTGATTCTCACTACCATCAAGGATACAGCTTAGGCTTAATTCTTTCCTATGGTGATGAATTCACAATCAATAATATTATTAATTCTGCAAAAAACACTCTTCCACAGAGCCTAGAATTCTTGCATAATTACCTAACTGACAAATCAACATGGACCGTTCATTCATCCCATCAAAGTTGGCAATGGATTAGAAAAACTCGCAGTTAA
- a CDS encoding acyl carrier protein, with product MTEVTKEQVFNQVKDALVELFEIDVEDIQPDAHLYQDLDLDSIDAVDLVVHLQNVTGKKIKPDEFSAVRTVDDVVEAVTELLKES from the coding sequence ATGACTGAAGTAACCAAAGAACAAGTATTTAACCAAGTCAAAGACGCCTTGGTAGAACTCTTTGAAATCGACGTTGAAGACATTCAGCCGGATGCTCACCTTTATCAAGATCTTGACCTTGATAGCATTGATGCCGTTGACCTTGTGGTTCACCTGCAAAATGTCACAGGTAAAAAAATCAAACCTGATGAGTTTAGCGCTGTACGCACCGTTGATGACGTAGTTGAAGCGGTCACTGAGCTACTCAAGGAATCCTAA
- a CDS encoding AMP-binding protein, with product MTHPRFSSLADLLNSQRRPETLVAFESDKNYTWQALQADVLFVCEQLDKSTAQRVALCFADSYRFSVAFLACCYSGKQLVLPGNYQPEAINELQQEFDLLLHDDAIATDKLTVATQALTLSLLTDTAVNKTAVTKTWPTLEPKSISLTLFTSGSSGKPKAIVKSLHQLDAEVQILESLWGEKIAQAQIHSTVSHQHIYGLLFRLLWPLCTGRPFYSKNLEFPEQVVANANKDTVLISSPALLKRLSEEHSSRPMGAIFSSGGPLHNVAANHAFKIFGQLPIEVFGSTETGGIAYRSQHTASELWTLFPTVAAVLNGENCLRLKAEHINGDQWYQTADQCHFHDEHHFELQGRTDRVVKIEEKRISLVEVEKRLEQLDWIAESAVVTMEQGTRLALVAVLVMTPQGQQHLDEIGKSQFWLQLRAQLRQWLEPIAIPRRIRILDAIPLNSQGKRQLAMIESLFKGQ from the coding sequence GTGACTCATCCTCGATTCAGCTCTCTGGCTGATTTGCTCAATTCACAACGCCGACCAGAAACCTTGGTGGCGTTTGAGTCTGATAAAAACTACACATGGCAAGCACTGCAAGCGGATGTATTGTTTGTTTGTGAACAACTCGACAAATCCACCGCTCAGCGTGTCGCTCTCTGTTTTGCCGATAGCTACCGGTTTTCTGTGGCATTTCTTGCCTGCTGTTATAGCGGTAAGCAGTTGGTTTTGCCCGGTAACTATCAACCCGAAGCCATTAACGAGCTACAACAAGAGTTTGATCTCCTGCTCCATGATGATGCCATTGCAACCGATAAACTCACGGTGGCAACACAAGCTTTAACGCTGTCTCTATTGACGGATACCGCCGTCAATAAAACAGCTGTCACAAAAACATGGCCAACACTTGAGCCAAAGAGCATCAGTTTGACCCTATTTACCTCGGGTTCAAGTGGCAAGCCGAAAGCCATTGTGAAAAGCCTGCATCAACTCGATGCTGAGGTACAGATACTGGAATCTCTTTGGGGCGAGAAAATTGCCCAAGCCCAGATCCACAGTACGGTTTCGCACCAGCATATCTATGGCTTGCTGTTCAGACTGCTTTGGCCGCTCTGTACCGGACGCCCTTTTTATAGCAAAAATCTTGAATTTCCTGAGCAAGTTGTCGCCAATGCCAATAAGGATACCGTCCTTATCAGCAGCCCTGCGCTATTAAAACGCCTGAGTGAAGAACACAGCTCACGCCCGATGGGAGCGATCTTTTCTTCCGGCGGTCCGTTGCATAACGTTGCCGCCAACCACGCTTTCAAAATATTCGGACAACTGCCGATTGAAGTGTTTGGCAGTACCGAAACAGGCGGTATCGCCTATCGCAGTCAACATACTGCCAGCGAGCTTTGGACGCTGTTCCCGACGGTGGCAGCGGTGCTAAACGGTGAAAACTGCTTGCGACTAAAAGCAGAGCACATCAATGGTGACCAGTGGTATCAAACCGCCGATCAGTGCCACTTTCATGATGAGCATCACTTCGAACTGCAAGGTCGCACCGACCGAGTCGTGAAAATCGAAGAAAAGCGCATTTCTCTGGTTGAAGTCGAAAAGCGATTAGAGCAGCTTGATTGGATTGCCGAATCAGCGGTAGTGACGATGGAACAAGGCACTCGCCTCGCTTTAGTCGCCGTGCTCGTCATGACACCTCAAGGTCAACAGCACCTCGATGAGATAGGTAAAAGCCAATTTTGGCTACAACTTCGCGCACAACTGCGGCAGTGGCTTGAGCCTATTGCGATCCCTCGGCGTATTCGCATCTTAGATGCGATTCCTCTCAATAGCCAAGGTAAACGTCAATTGGCGATGATTGAATCTCTTTTTAAGGGCCAATAA
- a CDS encoding glycosyltransferase family 2 protein: MSNYQACFLIPCYNHGSTVADVIASLQPFELPFILVDDGSDLPTQQVLASLAEQSNVELVRLDQNQGKGGAVMAGIRQAQTLGYSHVIQIDADGQHDIDALPKLMQASQHHPERLISGQPIYDDSVPKSRLYGRYATHIWVWIETLSFSIKDSMCGFRAYPVKQTVVTLDKYQIGRRMDFDIEILVRMYWQGVDIDFVETRVIYPEGGISHFDALWDNLKISWMHTRLFFGMLPRIPALLARKRPPASSQDTATQGSATQNTTSTHWSKRSEQGTIIGIKCLLTIYKLFGRKAFDYILRLVIRYYHMTGKQSRAASELYLQQLQSHAKQQQIELPQPLDSYQHLLSFGRTMLDKLAAWSGDFSFDNLTIHGQQHVDQILAQDQGVLILGSHLGNLELCRALSKHYSSVKINALVFTEHAERFNSVMKAVNPDSELNLIQVSSMGPDTAIMLQQKIEQGEWVVIVGDRTSTTQETRSIYSDFLGKPAPFPTGPFMLASVLEAPVYLLFGLRDDSSEQAHFDVHFEPFCDKVTLPRKTRQQALQSVVDHYAQRLEYFTLKAPLQWYNFFNFWTLSDQSDEPTKK, translated from the coding sequence GTGAGTAACTACCAAGCCTGTTTTTTGATTCCATGCTACAACCACGGCAGCACAGTGGCTGACGTGATCGCCTCTCTGCAACCGTTTGAATTGCCCTTTATTCTTGTTGATGATGGTAGCGATTTGCCCACCCAACAAGTACTGGCGTCTCTGGCAGAACAAAGCAATGTGGAATTGGTGCGTCTGGATCAAAACCAAGGTAAAGGTGGCGCTGTGATGGCAGGGATCCGTCAAGCGCAGACATTGGGCTATAGCCATGTGATTCAGATCGATGCCGATGGTCAACATGATATTGATGCGCTACCCAAGCTCATGCAGGCGTCACAACATCATCCAGAGCGTCTTATTTCTGGGCAACCGATCTATGATGACAGCGTACCGAAATCTCGCCTTTATGGTCGCTACGCAACCCACATTTGGGTCTGGATTGAAACCCTTTCTTTTTCAATTAAAGACAGCATGTGTGGTTTCCGCGCCTACCCGGTCAAGCAAACCGTCGTGACACTCGATAAGTATCAAATTGGTCGTCGTATGGATTTCGATATCGAGATCTTGGTTCGTATGTATTGGCAAGGGGTCGATATCGACTTCGTTGAAACTCGAGTCATCTATCCGGAAGGGGGCATTTCTCACTTCGATGCGCTGTGGGATAACCTGAAAATCAGTTGGATGCATACGCGGCTGTTTTTTGGCATGCTGCCTCGAATTCCTGCGCTACTGGCTCGTAAACGACCACCCGCGAGTTCACAAGATACGGCAACACAAGGTTCGGCAACGCAAAACACGACTAGCACACACTGGTCAAAGCGAAGCGAACAAGGCACGATTATCGGCATCAAGTGCCTATTGACCATCTATAAACTGTTTGGTCGTAAGGCATTTGATTACATACTTAGATTGGTGATTCGCTATTACCATATGACGGGTAAACAGTCCCGAGCAGCCTCTGAGCTTTACTTGCAACAGCTACAAAGTCATGCAAAGCAGCAACAGATTGAACTGCCTCAACCGCTTGATAGCTATCAGCATTTGCTATCTTTTGGTCGCACCATGCTCGACAAACTCGCGGCTTGGAGTGGCGATTTCAGTTTTGATAATCTCACCATTCATGGGCAGCAGCATGTTGACCAGATCCTAGCGCAAGACCAAGGGGTTTTGATTCTTGGTTCGCATCTCGGCAACCTAGAACTATGCCGCGCATTGAGCAAACACTACAGCAGTGTCAAGATCAACGCGCTGGTGTTTACCGAACACGCCGAACGCTTTAATTCGGTGATGAAGGCGGTCAATCCTGACTCTGAACTCAATCTTATCCAAGTCAGCTCCATGGGACCTGACACTGCCATTATGCTGCAACAAAAAATTGAGCAAGGGGAATGGGTGGTGATTGTTGGTGACCGCACCTCCACCACTCAAGAAACTCGCTCGATATATAGCGACTTTTTAGGTAAACCCGCTCCGTTTCCAACCGGTCCATTTATGTTGGCATCGGTACTGGAAGCGCCGGTTTATCTTCTTTTTGGATTGCGCGACGACAGCAGCGAGCAAGCGCATTTTGACGTCCACTTTGAACCGTTTTGCGATAAAGTGACGCTGCCTCGAAAAACTCGTCAACAAGCGCTGCAATCGGTCGTCGACCATTATGCGCAACGACTCGAATATTTCACCCTGAAAGCCCCGCTTCAGTGGTATAACTTTTTCAATTTTTGGACCTTAAGTGATCAAAGCGATGAACCAACAAAAAAATAA
- a CDS encoding lysophospholipid acyltransferase family protein, translated as MDKLNQYWRICSTGFCFFIFGLGGLFLSFIVIPIIHIITSDTVSREYRVQAAIQFCFDAFCRLMKFTGAIDYKIIGAELLQQDRDCLIVANHPSLIDYVLIVSQLKRCDCLVKSALWSNPFIKHVVKAAGYIPNEASEDLLSTCKERLAKGNVLLLFPEGTRTTPGVPSKLQRGAAQIAVRTVTDVRIVHITVSEPFLTKQGKWYQVPAKKATFTIEVKDKVEVAPIIKQTTHHSIAARRLQQQLSDGLFPEQNE; from the coding sequence ATGGATAAATTAAATCAGTATTGGCGTATTTGTAGCACGGGATTTTGCTTTTTTATCTTCGGATTAGGAGGCTTATTTCTTAGCTTTATTGTCATTCCTATAATACACATCATCACTTCTGATACTGTCTCAAGAGAATATCGCGTTCAGGCAGCCATCCAGTTCTGCTTTGACGCTTTCTGTCGTTTAATGAAGTTCACTGGCGCTATAGATTATAAGATCATCGGTGCAGAGCTTTTGCAGCAAGATCGCGACTGTCTTATTGTCGCCAATCATCCTTCGCTGATTGACTATGTGCTCATTGTTTCGCAGCTAAAACGCTGTGATTGCCTAGTAAAATCGGCGTTATGGTCGAACCCTTTTATTAAACACGTTGTTAAAGCGGCCGGATATATACCGAATGAAGCCTCGGAAGATCTCCTGAGTACCTGTAAAGAGAGACTGGCTAAAGGTAATGTACTGCTGCTCTTTCCTGAAGGGACTCGCACCACTCCGGGCGTACCCTCTAAATTGCAACGTGGTGCGGCGCAAATTGCGGTGCGAACCGTCACCGATGTCCGCATTGTTCACATTACGGTTTCAGAACCATTTTTAACCAAGCAAGGCAAGTGGTACCAAGTGCCCGCTAAAAAGGCGACATTCACCATAGAAGTAAAGGATAAGGTTGAGGTTGCTCCGATTATCAAGCAAACTACCCACCATTCAATCGCTGCAAGACGCCTGCAGCAGCAACTGTCCGATGGTCTTTTCCCCGAACAAAACGAGTGA